One Methanocaldococcus villosus KIN24-T80 genomic window carries:
- a CDS encoding methionine adenosyltransferase, translating to MRNIIVKELKDVPIEEKPIEIVERKGLGHPDSLADGIAEAVSKALCKMYMEKFGTILHHNTDQVEVVGGHAYPKFGGGEMVNPIYILLSGRATMQILDKEKNEIIKLPVGTVAVKAAKEYLRKVLRNIDVDKDVIIDCRIGQGSVDLVDVFERQKNKIPLANDTSFGVGYAPLSITEKLVLETERLLNSEETKKEIPALGEDIKVMGLRNGKKISLTIAAAIIDKYVRDIDEYKKVIEKIREKVEKLAEEIAKGYEVEIFINTADDYDRGVVYLTVTGTSAEMGDDGSVGRGNRVNGLITPFRPMSMEAASGKNPVNHVGKIYNILANLIANDISKLEGVKECYVRILSQIGKPINEPKALDIELILEEGYKIEDIEKKAKEIANKWLDNILEVQKMIIEGKVNTF from the coding sequence GTGAGGAACATAATTGTTAAAGAATTAAAAGATGTCCCAATAGAAGAAAAACCTATTGAAATAGTAGAAAGAAAGGGTTTAGGACATCCAGATAGTTTAGCTGATGGAATTGCTGAAGCTGTGAGTAAAGCACTCTGTAAAATGTATATGGAAAAGTTTGGAACAATTTTACATCACAATACTGACCAAGTAGAAGTTGTTGGTGGACATGCTTATCCAAAATTTGGTGGAGGGGAGATGGTTAATCCTATTTATATCCTACTTTCAGGAAGAGCAACAATGCAAATTTTAGATAAAGAAAAGAATGAAATTATAAAACTTCCTGTTGGTACTGTAGCTGTAAAAGCTGCTAAGGAATATTTAAGAAAAGTTTTGAGAAATATTGATGTAGATAAAGATGTTATTATAGATTGTAGAATTGGTCAAGGTTCAGTAGATTTGGTAGATGTGTTTGAAAGGCAGAAAAATAAGATTCCATTAGCTAATGACACTTCTTTTGGAGTAGGTTATGCTCCTCTCTCAATAACAGAGAAATTAGTATTAGAAACAGAAAGATTATTAAACAGTGAAGAAACTAAGAAGGAGATACCTGCTTTGGGAGAAGATATAAAGGTTATGGGACTAAGAAATGGAAAGAAAATAAGTTTAACAATAGCTGCTGCTATAATAGATAAGTATGTTAGAGATATTGATGAATATAAAAAAGTTATAGAAAAAATTAGAGAAAAGGTTGAAAAATTAGCTGAAGAAATAGCTAAAGGGTATGAAGTTGAAATATTTATAAATACTGCTGATGATTATGATAGAGGAGTGGTTTATCTAACTGTAACAGGAACTTCTGCAGAAATGGGTGATGATGGTTCTGTTGGTAGAGGAAATAGAGTTAATGGATTGATAACACCATTTAGACCTATGAGTATGGAAGCAGCAAGTGGTAAGAATCCTGTTAACCATGTTGGAAAAATATATAATATTTTAGCTAACCTAATTGCTAATGATATATCAAAATTAGAAGGGGTTAAAGAGTGTTATGTAAGGATATTAAGCCAAATTGGTAAGCCAATAAATGAACCAAAGGCATTAGATATTGAATTAATATTAGAGGAAGGATATAAAATAGAAGATATTGAAAAGAAAGCTAAAGAAATTGCTAATAAGTGGTTAGATAATATATTGGAAGTTCAAAAGATGATTATTGAAGGTAAAGTTAATACTTTCTAA
- a CDS encoding FIST signal transduction protein yields MLKVGLGQSEDIDDAIEMVLQNVSKPNLTFVFSSSCFNPHEVYNRVKEKISGHIIGGTTAGEYTSLFKKPKNNTIAIMSLESKALKVGLGVGKDLVVNPELAGKNAAKESYKNIVRDPLLAHLIYLGLIRSKEIKNLNINPFVSITLIDGLSGLEEPAMRGILSILGRNIRIVGGSTGDDLKFNMTYQYADGVYNNAIINTIVAGLKMGTGMGHPYKPTDKGAVVTKARGRTIYELNNRPAAEVLKELLDVDSLTPEILSENPFGLRSSDIYGDYIIKSAMRENPDGSVSLYSEIYEGSYLSIMETDRETAIESFKKAIMMAIGDANIEKEDVGAIVIFNCILRHFLKEKLKINDVDIIKEVVGDVPVIGFNTYGEQGSTRGGAIGHYNQTSTILVISKKVISQ; encoded by the coding sequence ATGTTAAAGGTTGGATTAGGGCAGTCAGAGGATATAGATGATGCTATAGAAATGGTTTTACAGAATGTTTCTAAACCTAATCTAACATTTGTTTTTTCATCAAGCTGTTTTAACCCTCATGAAGTTTATAATAGAGTTAAAGAAAAAATTTCTGGGCATATAATAGGAGGAACCACTGCTGGAGAATATACAAGCTTATTTAAAAAACCAAAAAATAATACTATAGCAATTATGAGCTTAGAAAGTAAAGCTCTAAAAGTTGGCTTAGGTGTAGGAAAAGACTTAGTTGTAAATCCTGAATTAGCTGGAAAAAATGCTGCAAAAGAAAGTTATAAAAACATAGTTAGAGATCCACTATTAGCTCATCTCATTTATCTTGGTTTGATAAGATCTAAAGAAATAAAAAATCTGAATATAAATCCATTTGTTTCTATAACATTAATTGATGGATTGTCTGGATTAGAAGAACCTGCTATGAGAGGAATACTATCTATTTTAGGAAGAAATATCAGGATAGTTGGAGGTTCAACAGGAGATGATTTAAAGTTTAATATGACATATCAATATGCAGATGGAGTTTACAATAATGCTATCATTAACACAATAGTGGCTGGTTTAAAGATGGGTACAGGAATGGGTCATCCATATAAACCAACTGATAAAGGGGCTGTAGTTACTAAAGCAAGAGGTAGAACAATTTATGAGTTAAATAATAGACCTGCTGCTGAAGTATTAAAAGAACTTTTAGATGTTGACTCATTAACTCCTGAAATTCTATCTGAAAATCCATTTGGTTTAAGAAGTTCTGATATTTATGGAGATTATATTATAAAAAGTGCTATGCGCGAAAATCCTGATGGGAGTGTTAGCTTATACTCAGAAATTTATGAAGGTAGCTATTTATCTATAATGGAAACTGACAGAGAGACTGCTATAGAAAGTTTTAAGAAGGCAATAATGATGGCTATTGGTGATGCAAATATAGAAAAAGAGGATGTAGGGGCTATTGTTATATTTAACTGCATTTTAAGACACTTTTTAAAAGAAAAATTAAAAATAAATGATGTAGATATTATTAAAGAAGTTGTTGGAGATGTACCTGTTATAGGGTTTAATACTTATGGAGAGCAGGGATCTACAAGAGGTGGAGCTATAGGGCATTACAATCAAACTTCTACTATCTTAGTTATTAGTAAAAAAGTCATTTCTCAATAA
- a CDS encoding FeoA family protein, with translation MMSLADVEEGKVVVIKDILAGHGLKNRLQSMGLVIGDKVKVLKNSHGPVIVENRGVKIALGRGVAMKIIVGDIK, from the coding sequence ATGATGAGTTTAGCTGATGTAGAAGAAGGGAAGGTTGTAGTAATAAAAGATATACTAGCTGGACATGGTTTAAAAAATAGGTTACAGTCAATGGGTTTAGTTATTGGTGATAAGGTTAAAGTGTTAAAAAACAGTCATGGTCCAGTAATTGTAGAAAATAGAGGTGTGAAGATAGCATTAGGGAGAGGAGTGGCTATGAAAATTATTGTAGGTGATATTAAATGA
- the feoB gene encoding ferrous iron transport protein B: MRIALIGNPNVGKSTLFNLLTGGRVYVGNWPGVTVEKKEGVFICGDEKIEIIDLPGVYNLSGSAMDEIVVKKYFLTEKPDLIVNIADINTLDRDLYLTLELLDTGYNVLLVLNKIDSTNVIVDEKKLKELLGIDVVKISAKKNIGIENLKKKILENLKNKRKPKIRYNKEIEDIINKIIEILKRDENLKNYNLRFLAVKLLENDQIVKEIVKNSKVSKDIEELLKNIKVDISKERYKIIDKIVKECIKREEKRDITDLLDRIFTHEVYGILALIPIVWILFKITFDFAQPFVDIIDYFISYLADYASKSISDKVLASLVADGIIGGVGSVLTFLPNIAFLFISLSILGETGLLARLPLLTEKILNKFGLPGLAILPIIMSFGCNVPGILATRIIENERDRLVTILINPFITCPARLPALIILSALLFPKNPGLVLLLMYFVGIAAALFSALLFRKAIFKDQPEPLIIELPKYHFPNIKMALKNAWENIYSFIRKAGTVILFGSILIWFLSSFGPSGYVSDISLSYSAIIGKYLSYIFQIFGWDWKLSSALLYGFIAKENVVSTLAILYGVGEESLKATLSTLPKASLLSYMVFFTLYIPCLATIAVIKQEAGWKWAIFSVIYSTFVAFIAALIVYILGIIIL; encoded by the coding sequence ATGAGGATAGCATTAATAGGAAACCCTAATGTGGGGAAATCTACTTTATTTAATCTTTTAACGGGTGGTAGAGTTTATGTAGGTAACTGGCCAGGAGTCACGGTTGAGAAAAAAGAAGGAGTTTTCATATGTGGAGATGAGAAAATTGAAATTATTGATCTTCCAGGAGTTTATAATCTCTCAGGTAGTGCTATGGATGAAATAGTAGTTAAAAAATACTTCCTAACAGAGAAGCCAGATTTAATTGTTAACATAGCTGATATAAATACCCTTGATAGAGATTTATATTTAACCTTAGAGTTGTTAGATACTGGTTATAATGTTCTATTAGTGTTAAATAAAATAGATTCTACAAATGTTATAGTGGATGAAAAAAAGCTAAAAGAGTTATTGGGTATAGATGTTGTAAAAATCTCTGCTAAGAAAAATATAGGAATTGAAAATCTAAAGAAAAAAATTTTAGAAAATTTAAAAAATAAAAGAAAACCTAAAATAAGATATAATAAGGAAATTGAAGATATTATTAACAAAATTATTGAAATATTAAAGAGAGATGAGAATTTAAAAAATTATAATTTAAGATTTTTAGCTGTTAAATTATTAGAAAATGATCAAATTGTAAAAGAAATAGTTAAAAATTCTAAAGTTTCAAAAGATATTGAAGAGCTTTTAAAAAATATTAAAGTAGATATATCTAAAGAGAGGTATAAGATTATTGATAAGATTGTGAAGGAGTGTATAAAAAGGGAGGAAAAGAGAGATATAACAGATCTATTGGATAGAATCTTCACTCATGAAGTTTATGGTATCCTCGCTTTAATCCCAATAGTCTGGATTTTATTTAAAATAACCTTTGATTTTGCTCAGCCTTTTGTAGATATTATTGATTACTTCATTAGCTACTTAGCTGACTATGCTTCTAAAAGTATAAGTGATAAAGTATTAGCCTCATTAGTGGCTGATGGTATTATAGGGGGAGTAGGATCAGTTTTAACATTCTTACCAAACATTGCCTTCTTATTTATAAGCTTATCCATATTAGGAGAAACTGGTTTATTAGCAAGATTACCTCTATTAACTGAAAAGATTTTAAATAAATTTGGACTGCCAGGATTGGCAATATTACCAATAATAATGTCATTTGGTTGTAATGTTCCTGGAATTTTAGCTACAAGAATAATAGAGAATGAGAGGGATAGGTTAGTAACTATCTTAATAAATCCTTTCATAACATGCCCTGCAAGATTACCAGCATTAATTATACTCTCAGCTTTACTATTCCCAAAAAATCCTGGATTAGTTCTATTATTAATGTATTTTGTAGGAATAGCCGCAGCTTTATTTTCAGCTTTACTGTTTAGAAAAGCAATATTTAAAGATCAGCCAGAACCTCTAATAATAGAGCTTCCTAAATATCACTTTCCAAATATAAAAATGGCTTTAAAAAATGCTTGGGAAAATATATATTCCTTTATAAGAAAGGCAGGAACAGTAATTTTATTTGGATCTATATTAATATGGTTCCTATCAAGCTTTGGACCCAGTGGTTATGTGTCGGATATCTCACTCTCATATTCAGCTATTATTGGTAAATACCTCTCATACATATTCCAAATATTTGGTTGGGATTGGAAGCTGTCTTCAGCTTTACTATATGGTTTTATAGCTAAAGAGAATGTAGTTAGTACATTGGCAATACTGTATGGTGTTGGAGAAGAAAGTTTAAAAGCCACACTATCCACTCTACCAAAAGCCTCTCTACTCTCATATATGGTGTTTTTTACACTTTACATCCCATGTTTAGCCACAATTGCTGTCATTAAACAGGAAGCTGGGTGGAAGTGGGCTATATTCTCTGTAATATATAGCACATTTGTAGCTTTCATAGCAGCTCTAATAGTTTACATTTTGGGAATAATAATACTCTAA
- the fni gene encoding type 2 isopentenyl-diphosphate Delta-isomerase, with translation MNIELRKMEHILICLNCNVEYDKTTLLEDIELVHRGSGNVNYDDIDTEIKLFGKTLSAPIIVSGMTGGFRKAKEINKNIAKAVEELGLGMGVGSQRAGILNKELVDTYSVVRDYTDNLVIGNLGAVNFVKDNWDEEIIDYAVEMINADAMAIHFNPLQEIIQPEGDLTFKNINRVLETIKNYKKSYKNIPFIAKQVGEGFSKEDALTLKDFDAIDIQGAGGTSWAKVEFYRVNNNEKKEILKNFINWGIPTALSILEVKKVYDKTLIGSGGIRSGIDIAKCIALGCDCSAVALPILKAALKGHNEVIKLLEKYIEELKITMFLVGAENIEELKNTPYFIKGELSKIVRGKG, from the coding sequence ATGAATATAGAATTAAGAAAGATGGAGCATATATTAATATGCTTAAATTGTAATGTTGAATATGATAAAACAACATTATTAGAAGATATTGAACTAGTTCATAGAGGTTCAGGAAACGTAAATTATGATGATATAGATACTGAAATAAAATTATTTGGAAAAACATTATCTGCCCCTATAATTGTCTCAGGAATGACTGGGGGATTTAGAAAGGCTAAAGAAATTAATAAAAATATAGCAAAAGCTGTTGAAGAGTTAGGTTTGGGAATGGGGGTAGGTTCTCAGAGGGCTGGGATTTTAAATAAAGAGCTTGTGGATACTTACAGTGTTGTTAGAGATTATACTGATAATCTTGTTATTGGTAACTTAGGAGCTGTAAATTTTGTAAAAGATAATTGGGATGAGGAGATTATAGATTATGCTGTAGAAATGATTAATGCTGATGCAATGGCTATACATTTTAACCCTTTACAAGAGATTATCCAACCTGAAGGGGATTTAACATTTAAGAATATAAATAGAGTATTAGAAACTATTAAAAATTATAAAAAAAGCTATAAAAATATTCCATTTATAGCTAAGCAAGTAGGAGAAGGTTTTTCTAAAGAGGATGCATTGACATTAAAAGATTTTGATGCAATAGATATACAGGGAGCTGGAGGAACATCTTGGGCTAAAGTTGAGTTTTATAGAGTAAATAACAACGAAAAAAAAGAGATATTAAAAAACTTTATTAATTGGGGTATTCCTACAGCTCTATCTATATTAGAGGTTAAAAAAGTTTATGATAAAACACTAATAGGATCAGGAGGAATTAGAAGCGGGATTGATATAGCTAAATGTATAGCCCTTGGTTGTGATTGTTCAGCTGTAGCTTTACCTATATTAAAAGCTGCTCTAAAAGGGCATAATGAGGTCATAAAACTATTAGAAAAATACATTGAAGAGCTAAAAATTACCATGTTTTTAGTTGGTGCTGAAAACATTGAAGAGCTAAAAAATACACCTTATTTTATAAAAGGGGAATTGTCAAAAATTGTAAGAGGGAAAGGATGA
- a CDS encoding chloride channel protein, which produces MQKIKNILTIIKWTILSAAIGLVGGLSSLLMAIIIKYFPEKNNIFLIPIIFFISGFFVDKIYELKGSGVDRVLKALNYNINLSWKIGILKTILSSLVIAVGGSCGKEGPCVQSSASFADEIHRMLKLKNRELVIITGIAGGLSGAFSAPLGTAILACEIIEKEDFRYVNLIPPMMASVFSYAVFYVITHKKHLFEYLPHYCFDPIDIFWFLFGAIFCSIIASFYIKTYKTISNYFDNITIPYAIKSLLGGIVVATIGYFLPEILGMGVILVKELFMIKFSLIFLLFLLIGKVLATSFTVGSGTPGGLVFPSICVGAISGALFSSIFALNPTPFIVLGMATALSASLNAPLGSAVLCTEMFGFDFAIPSSIGAVIGYQVTRFETVFKYVRF; this is translated from the coding sequence ATGCAAAAGATAAAAAATATATTAACAATAATTAAATGGACTATACTTTCTGCAGCAATTGGGTTAGTTGGAGGTTTAAGTTCTTTATTAATGGCCATTATTATAAAATATTTTCCAGAAAAAAATAATATATTTTTAATTCCAATTATATTTTTTATATCAGGATTTTTTGTTGATAAAATTTATGAGTTAAAAGGTTCTGGTGTTGATAGAGTATTAAAAGCTCTAAACTATAATATAAATCTCAGTTGGAAAATAGGGATATTAAAAACTATTTTATCAAGTTTAGTTATAGCTGTAGGGGGGAGTTGTGGAAAAGAAGGACCTTGTGTTCAAAGTAGTGCATCTTTTGCTGATGAAATTCATAGAATGTTGAAGTTAAAAAATAGAGAGTTGGTTATAATAACAGGCATAGCTGGAGGATTAAGTGGGGCTTTTTCAGCACCATTAGGAACAGCTATATTAGCTTGTGAAATTATAGAAAAAGAGGATTTTAGATATGTAAACTTAATTCCTCCAATGATGGCTAGTGTTTTTAGTTATGCTGTTTTTTATGTTATCACACATAAGAAACATTTATTTGAATATCTTCCACACTATTGTTTTGACCCAATTGACATATTTTGGTTTTTATTTGGAGCAATTTTCTGCTCTATAATAGCTTCTTTTTATATAAAAACATATAAAACAATTTCAAATTATTTTGATAACATAACTATCCCCTATGCCATCAAATCTCTATTAGGTGGAATTGTCGTAGCAACAATTGGATATTTTCTTCCAGAAATTTTAGGAATGGGGGTTATTTTAGTAAAAGAACTATTTATGATAAAGTTTTCTTTGATATTCTTACTGTTCTTATTAATAGGTAAGGTATTAGCCACTTCTTTTACAGTAGGATCAGGAACTCCTGGAGGTTTAGTGTTCCCATCTATTTGTGTTGGGGCTATTTCAGGAGCACTTTTTAGCTCAATTTTTGCTTTAAATCCTACACCCTTTATTGTCTTGGGTATGGCTACTGCACTTTCTGCTTCATTAAATGCCCCATTAGGATCTGCTGTCCTCTGTACAGAGATGTTTGGCTTTGATTTTGCAATACCTTCTTCTATCGGAGCAGTTATAGGTTATCAAGTGACAAGGTTTGAGACAGTATTTAAATATGTGAGGTTCTAA
- the rplJ gene encoding 50S ribosomal protein L16: MAALRPNRCYRDVDKPPYTRKEYIKGVPQPKVVHYIMGNLSADFPVQVDLVATRPIQIRHNALEAARVAANKYISKMCGRLGYKFQIRVYPHQVLREHKMATGAGADRISDGMRLAFGKPIGTAARVKEGQAIMSIWVNPDKYEAAKEALRRAAMKLPIPCRIVVAKGRELLKI; encoded by the coding sequence ATGGCAGCATTAAGACCAAACAGATGTTATAGAGATGTAGATAAACCACCATATACTAGGAAAGAATATATAAAAGGAGTTCCTCAGCCAAAAGTTGTACATTATATAATGGGTAATCTATCAGCTGACTTTCCTGTTCAAGTAGATCTTGTTGCTACAAGGCCAATACAAATAAGACATAATGCATTAGAAGCAGCAAGAGTTGCGGCTAACAAATACATCTCCAAAATGTGTGGTAGATTAGGTTATAAATTCCAAATAAGAGTTTATCCTCATCAAGTTTTAAGAGAGCATAAGATGGCTACTGGAGCTGGAGCTGATAGGATTTCAGATGGTATGAGATTAGCTTTTGGAAAACCAATAGGTACTGCAGCAAGAGTTAAAGAAGGGCAAGCTATTATGAGTATTTGGGTAAATCCTGATAAATATGAGGCAGCTAAAGAAGCATTAAGAAGGGCTGCTATGAAGCTACCTATTCCTTGCAGAATTGTTGTTGCAAAGGGTAGAGAACTTTTAAAAATCTAA
- a CDS encoding RNase J family beta-CASP ribonuclease, whose amino-acid sequence MKLEIVAIGGYEEVGRNMTAINVDGEIIIIDMGIRLDRVLIHEDTDISKLHSLELIEKGIIPNDTVIKNLDGEVKAIVLSHGHLDHIGAVPKLAHRYNAPIIGTPYTIELVKREILSEKKFDVRNPLVVLNAGEAIDLTPNITLEFVRITHSIPDSVLPVLHTPYGTIVYGNDFKLDNFPVVGERPDYRAIKRLGKNGVLCFISETTRVNHEGKTPPEIIASGLLKNDLLAADNDKNGVIVTTFSSHIARIKSITEIAEKMGRTPVLLGRSMLRYCGIAQEIGIVKFPEDLRIYGDPSSIEMALKMIMKEGKENYLIIATGHQGEEGAVLSRMATNKTSYKFDKYDCVIFSADPIPNPINAAQRYLLESRLKLLGVRIFKGAHVSGHASKEDHRDMLRWLNPEHLIPSHGDFNLTAEYTKLAEEEGYRLGEDVHLLRNGQCLSFERVI is encoded by the coding sequence ATGAAATTAGAGATTGTTGCTATTGGAGGTTATGAAGAAGTTGGAAGAAACATGACTGCTATTAATGTTGATGGGGAAATAATAATTATTGACATGGGTATAAGATTGGATAGAGTTTTAATACATGAAGATACTGACATATCCAAATTACACAGTTTAGAGCTAATAGAAAAGGGTATAATTCCAAATGATACAGTTATAAAAAATTTGGATGGAGAAGTTAAAGCTATAGTTCTATCTCATGGTCATCTAGATCATATTGGAGCTGTACCAAAATTAGCCCATAGATATAATGCTCCTATAATAGGAACTCCATATACTATTGAACTTGTTAAAAGAGAGATCTTAAGTGAAAAAAAATTTGATGTTAGAAATCCACTAGTTGTTTTAAATGCTGGAGAGGCTATAGATTTAACACCAAATATAACTTTAGAATTTGTGAGAATTACTCACAGTATTCCTGACTCTGTTTTACCTGTCTTACACACTCCATATGGGACTATAGTTTATGGTAATGATTTTAAATTAGACAACTTTCCTGTTGTTGGAGAGAGACCTGATTATAGGGCTATAAAAAGATTAGGAAAAAATGGTGTTTTATGTTTTATAAGCGAAACTACTAGAGTTAATCATGAGGGAAAAACTCCTCCAGAAATTATAGCTTCAGGATTATTAAAGAATGACCTATTAGCTGCTGATAATGATAAAAATGGTGTGATAGTAACAACATTTTCTTCACATATAGCTAGGATAAAATCTATAACTGAAATAGCAGAAAAAATGGGAAGAACTCCTGTTTTATTAGGAAGAAGTATGCTCAGATACTGTGGAATAGCTCAAGAAATAGGTATAGTTAAATTTCCAGAAGATTTAAGAATTTATGGAGATCCCTCCTCAATAGAGATGGCTTTAAAGATGATAATGAAAGAAGGTAAGGAAAATTATTTAATAATTGCTACAGGACATCAGGGAGAGGAGGGTGCAGTTCTATCAAGAATGGCTACAAACAAAACTAGTTATAAGTTTGATAAATATGATTGTGTAATATTCTCTGCTGATCCAATTCCAAATCCAATAAATGCTGCCCAAAGATATCTTTTAGAGTCAAGATTAAAACTTTTAGGAGTTAGAATATTTAAAGGAGCTCATGTTTCAGGACATGCTTCTAAAGAAGATCATAGAGACATGCTAAGATGGTTAAATCCTGAACACCTTATCCCATCTCATGGAGACTTTAACTTAACCGCTGAATATACAAAATTAGCTGAAGAAGAAGGGTATAGGCTTGGAGAAGATGTTCATCTATTAAGAAATGGACAGTGTTTAAGTTTTGAAAGAGTTATCTAA
- a CDS encoding diadenylate cyclase gives MISKYIIKHGIELAYDIKAKAFLLFTESGKSYEILKSIKVEKSSKSIFKFLNIDKLKIIVITPNISTYNKLKNEKDIIPLYVRYKEENRQMIITSGVLQAIEQDLLKEKDTVVAVLGDPKLKMLDTIMVINIREHIKSLKIYKLLETLDEKLRKTFKEVLKLAIEIGREGREGKQVGTIFVIGDTLNVMNNSKPLILNPFAGHNAKIFDKDVKGTIKELCSIDGAFIITDDGKVVSAGRYLETKGNVKLPSGLGARHMAAADITKNTNAIAITVSQSGGIVRVFKDGEIVFELDPKKNAILFD, from the coding sequence ATGATAAGTAAATATATTATTAAACATGGTATTGAGTTAGCTTATGATATAAAAGCTAAAGCTTTTCTTCTATTCACTGAAAGTGGAAAATCTTATGAAATATTAAAGAGTATTAAAGTAGAGAAAAGTAGTAAAAGTATATTTAAATTTTTAAATATAGATAAATTAAAAATTATTGTAATCACTCCAAATATATCTACATATAATAAACTAAAAAATGAGAAAGATATAATCCCTCTATATGTGAGATATAAAGAAGAAAATAGGCAAATGATAATTACTAGTGGGGTATTACAAGCTATTGAACAAGATCTATTAAAAGAAAAAGACACTGTTGTTGCTGTCTTGGGGGATCCTAAATTAAAAATGTTAGATACAATAATGGTTATTAATATTAGAGAGCATATTAAATCTTTAAAGATCTATAAGCTTTTAGAAACATTAGATGAGAAGTTAAGAAAAACATTTAAAGAAGTATTAAAGTTAGCTATAGAAATAGGTAGAGAAGGTAGAGAAGGTAAGCAGGTAGGGACAATATTTGTCATTGGAGATACTTTAAATGTTATGAACAATTCAAAACCATTGATATTAAACCCATTTGCTGGACATAATGCAAAGATTTTTGATAAAGATGTTAAAGGAACTATAAAAGAACTCTGTTCTATAGATGGGGCTTTTATTATAACTGATGATGGTAAAGTTGTATCTGCTGGGAGATATTTAGAAACTAAAGGGAATGTTAAACTCCCTAGTGGTTTGGGGGCAAGACATATGGCTGCTGCAGATATTACAAAAAATACAAATGCCATAGCTATAACTGTTTCTCAGTCTGGAGGTATTGTTAGAGTATTCAAAGATGGAGAAATTGTATTTGAGTTAGATCCTAAAAAAAATGCTATTTTATTTGATTAG